One window of Bacillus sp. THAF10 genomic DNA carries:
- a CDS encoding zinc dependent phospholipase C family protein: MGSRIMHAIIGHKIAERLAIKDKASFMYGSVAADAVFSVDEKNASHFFIGDSQDFSRRVDYDHFFQKYMAQNNHDYLLGYYTHLVADDIWLKGFYQSWLKNRMEADENLHKLYHRDFHLLNGKLLDYYSCSKEIRNAYTQTPANTDLEEVSVQQVKKFVPYVIGDLEYNEQALTEPLQVFTLEQIIGYVETSIEIGIHKLKKLQTPLVF; the protein is encoded by the coding sequence ATGGGCTCGAGAATCATGCACGCCATCATCGGCCATAAAATAGCAGAAAGGCTAGCCATCAAGGATAAAGCATCCTTTATGTATGGTAGTGTTGCAGCGGACGCTGTTTTCTCGGTGGATGAGAAAAACGCCTCTCACTTTTTTATTGGAGATTCTCAGGACTTTTCTAGAAGAGTAGACTATGACCACTTTTTCCAAAAGTACATGGCTCAGAATAATCATGATTACTTGCTCGGCTATTACACTCACCTTGTCGCTGATGACATCTGGCTGAAGGGCTTTTACCAATCCTGGCTGAAAAACAGAATGGAAGCGGATGAAAATCTGCACAAGCTTTATCACCGGGACTTCCACTTACTAAACGGCAAATTATTAGACTACTACTCTTGCTCAAAAGAGATAAGAAACGCATATACCCAAACACCAGCCAATACCGATTTGGAAGAGGTCAGTGTCCAACAGGTGAAGAAATTCGTGCCATATGTTATCGGCGATTTAGAATATAACGAACAAGCCTTAACAGAGCCTTTGCAAGTATTTACGTTAGAACAAATTATCGGATATGTAGAGACATCTATTGAGATTGGGATACATAAGCTTAAGAAGTTACAAACTCCGCTTGTTTTCTGA
- a CDS encoding sigma-70 family RNA polymerase sigma factor produces the protein MRKIKNEELLEERAAWLESLMEEYGERLTGLSYNYVKDWKQAEDIVQDVFVQCYQNYEKSVAVASIKAWLYRIAINKSKDLLKSAGFKRVIRDSNLFAFFTSWELSPEKDLLKRSEEEFLSRSVLLLPIKYREVITLYYYEECSIEEISALLGTNQNTIKTRLNRGREKLKKMMERGGYDGEET, from the coding sequence GTGAGGAAGATTAAGAATGAGGAGTTATTGGAGGAACGAGCTGCTTGGCTGGAGAGTCTGATGGAAGAGTATGGGGAGCGTCTTACGGGGCTTTCTTATAACTATGTGAAGGATTGGAAGCAAGCGGAGGATATTGTACAGGATGTGTTTGTTCAGTGCTATCAAAATTATGAGAAAAGCGTAGCGGTTGCCTCAATCAAGGCATGGCTCTACCGAATAGCCATCAATAAGTCCAAGGATTTGCTGAAAAGTGCCGGCTTTAAAAGGGTCATCAGGGATTCTAATCTTTTCGCATTTTTTACCTCTTGGGAATTATCGCCGGAAAAAGATCTCCTGAAACGAAGCGAGGAAGAGTTCCTATCTAGAAGTGTTCTTCTTCTCCCCATAAAATATCGAGAGGTTATCACGCTGTATTATTATGAAGAGTGTTCCATTGAAGAAATTAGCGCCCTCCTAGGTACAAACCAAAACACCATCAAAACAAGATTAAATCGAGGTAGGGAAAAGCTGAAAAAAATGATGGAAAGGGGTGGATATGATGGAGAGGAAACTTAA
- a CDS encoding spore germination protein: protein MFKKNRPKKPMSPVQPNYEDYLKNTLHIEDVNKIPKEQEPFCNIMRRAFKDCDDFQFHYIPSSGTEGIYIYFFKGIADIEKLEQVLLLKNPFQLSDMERRVERNIQNSDYIEADNWKHCIQDCLDGNIILHLPESNPIIVKYRKTEKRNLTEPTTQYQVYGPKIGFIEDSRTNIALIRNMIKDPRLKLKEFTIGTLSHTHVGLLYLDEYVDPELLTLVTKRLEHFKMEQLNDSGELAKEIVDFPLSIFPQVYETERPDFASVALSQGKIVVVIDNSTFCLVLPITLFNLIEISPDNYRMALDNSFIRFLRITSILVATILPALYVALVGYHPELLPTTLALSIAESRNNIPFPVYLEALMMIFALDILVEASIRLPSFVGQTIGIVGGLVIGQAAVEAGLVSNTMIIVSALTAITSFTLPTWHLISSWRIARYFILFASSFLGLFGLAVGVAFLTLHLCNLKSFGKPYLSPFSPFNPKELLDVFFRLRNNKYSK, encoded by the coding sequence ATGTTTAAAAAAAATCGTCCAAAAAAACCAATGTCACCTGTTCAACCAAATTATGAAGATTATTTGAAAAACACCTTACATATTGAAGATGTGAACAAGATCCCTAAAGAACAAGAGCCATTCTGCAATATTATGAGGAGGGCCTTTAAGGATTGTGATGATTTTCAATTTCATTACATACCTAGCAGCGGAACAGAAGGAATCTATATTTATTTTTTTAAGGGAATAGCAGATATTGAAAAGCTAGAGCAGGTTTTGTTACTAAAAAATCCTTTCCAATTATCGGACATGGAAAGGAGAGTGGAGAGAAATATCCAGAATTCCGATTACATAGAAGCGGATAACTGGAAGCATTGTATTCAAGATTGTTTGGATGGGAATATTATCCTTCACTTGCCAGAAAGTAACCCGATTATCGTGAAATACAGGAAAACAGAAAAAAGGAATTTAACAGAACCGACGACACAATACCAAGTTTATGGACCTAAGATTGGCTTCATTGAGGATAGTCGAACCAATATTGCTTTAATAAGAAATATGATAAAGGACCCTAGATTAAAGTTAAAAGAGTTTACCATTGGCACGTTGAGTCATACCCATGTTGGTCTTTTGTATTTAGATGAATATGTCGATCCAGAGCTTTTAACGCTGGTGACGAAACGTCTCGAGCATTTTAAAATGGAGCAGTTAAATGATAGTGGAGAACTTGCAAAGGAGATCGTGGATTTTCCATTATCCATCTTTCCTCAAGTATACGAAACAGAGAGGCCAGATTTTGCTTCGGTTGCCTTGAGTCAGGGGAAAATAGTGGTGGTAATTGATAACTCTACGTTTTGTCTAGTCTTACCGATTACTTTATTTAATTTGATTGAAATTAGCCCAGATAACTATCGAATGGCTTTGGATAATTCGTTTATTAGGTTTTTAAGAATCACGTCCATTTTGGTTGCCACCATTCTTCCGGCTTTATATGTGGCGCTTGTAGGGTATCATCCGGAATTGTTACCCACAACCCTTGCATTGTCTATTGCTGAATCCAGAAACAATATCCCGTTTCCCGTATATTTAGAAGCGTTGATGATGATTTTTGCATTGGACATTCTAGTCGAAGCTAGTATCCGATTGCCAAGTTTCGTAGGGCAAACGATAGGAATTGTAGGGGGGTTAGTAATAGGTCAAGCGGCAGTAGAGGCAGGTCTGGTTAGTAATACGATGATTATCGTAAGTGCTCTAACGGCAATTACTTCCTTCACTCTTCCAACCTGGCACTTAATTTCATCCTGGAGAATAGCAAGATATTTCATTCTTTTTGCTTCTTCTTTTTTGGGACTTTTCGGATTAGCTGTTGGAGTAGCTTTTCTCACTTTACATCTTTGTAACTTAAAATCTTTCGGAAAACCATATTTATCTCCGTTTAGTCCTTTTAATCCTAAAGAGCTTTTAGACGTTTTCTTTAGGCTTCGGAATAATAAATACTCAAAATAG
- a CDS encoding GerAB/ArcD/ProY family transporter: MLDNTPNLRGFDVFAFTFSSTITLGVAFLPYVADGEIQSAWLKLIATSIPYFFMLWLLATYFRLYGNTDFFMELKKKGGSFVYLIVTVYLTISAIFSTMKVTQDLTFLVRTFMLKTTSTLLILIPFILLISLAVSAGLLTIIRFICIFVIAEILLIGAFVIYGFFSEYFNWIYILPMIDVNFPTFLKSSLSDAARYGGVVTLLGLMQYVKKEEKIFGAMSLGLFFIMAIYVSQSLVVLGVFGFKEAINLTSPILTLAQSITPGTGLLERMDLLLLGFWIISFIKIACILFWFSLYLLEQLFPKIKKIVFIFLITPFFFIYAIVVPFQFVDQWQFYNINVLIASFVMPSILLIYLNIRAKKSQGQSL, encoded by the coding sequence ATGCTAGATAACACTCCTAATTTAAGAGGTTTTGACGTTTTTGCTTTTACTTTTTCCTCTACAATTACGTTAGGTGTCGCTTTTTTACCTTATGTAGCAGATGGAGAAATTCAAAGTGCATGGCTAAAATTAATCGCAACATCTATTCCTTATTTCTTCATGCTATGGCTTTTAGCAACCTATTTTCGATTATATGGGAATACCGATTTTTTTATGGAGCTGAAAAAGAAGGGCGGGTCCTTTGTTTATTTAATTGTGACAGTGTACCTAACGATCAGCGCAATTTTTAGTACGATGAAGGTAACACAGGATCTCACGTTTCTCGTTCGAACCTTTATGTTAAAAACAACCTCTACCTTGTTAATTCTGATCCCATTTATTCTGTTAATCTCACTTGCAGTCAGTGCAGGATTGTTGACCATCATTAGGTTTATTTGTATTTTCGTTATTGCCGAAATCCTCTTGATAGGTGCTTTTGTTATCTATGGCTTTTTTAGTGAGTATTTCAATTGGATTTATATCCTCCCAATGATAGATGTTAATTTCCCAACATTTCTAAAAAGCTCTCTATCTGATGCTGCTAGGTATGGGGGTGTAGTAACGCTATTAGGCTTAATGCAATATGTAAAAAAAGAAGAGAAAATTTTTGGAGCGATGAGTTTAGGGCTATTTTTTATCATGGCTATTTATGTTTCTCAGAGTCTGGTGGTACTTGGAGTTTTTGGTTTCAAGGAAGCAATCAATCTAACCTCTCCGATATTAACATTGGCACAATCCATCACCCCAGGCACAGGACTTTTAGAAAGAATGGATCTGCTGTTACTAGGGTTTTGGATTATTTCTTTTATTAAAATAGCCTGTATCTTGTTTTGGTTTTCCCTTTATCTATTAGAGCAATTGTTTCCAAAAATAAAGAAGATAGTATTCATTTTCCTCATTACACCATTTTTCTTCATCTATGCAATTGTGGTGCCTTTTCAGTTTGTTGATCAATGGCAATTTTACAACATAAATGTGTTGATAGCGTCCTTTGTCATGCCAAGTATTTTATTAATTTATTTGAACATTAGAGCCAAAAAGTCACAGGGACAATCGTTATGA